Proteins encoded by one window of Brevibacterium atlanticum:
- a CDS encoding NAD(P)-dependent malic enzyme, with translation MTTTASNSTSAAQNSQAPITDEEIFAAHEGGKLSAELTSPLETQRDLSIAYTPGVAKVCTAIKDEPQLARTHTWTGRLVAVISDGSAVLGLGDIGPAASLPVMEGKCALFKSFSGLNAIPIVLDTNDTDEIVETIVRMAPTFGAINLEDISAPRCFEIEDRVKEALDIPVMHDDQHGTAVVVLAALTNALRVVDKPFDSIRVAVSGAGAAGVAVAKILADAGVSDVVVLDSKGIVESGRADLSETKQAIAASTNPRGISGGIGEALDGADVFIGVSGGTIDEVHLEKMADDAIIFALSNPNPEVTPDIAAKYATVVATGRSDFPNQINNVLAFPGIFRGALDADASEITDDMKLVAARAIADLVGDDLAPGYVVPGALDSRVAPAVAEAVEKSALEAMTER, from the coding sequence ATGACGACCACAGCCTCCAACTCGACCTCCGCCGCTCAGAACTCGCAGGCTCCCATCACCGATGAGGAGATCTTCGCTGCGCACGAGGGCGGCAAGCTGTCCGCCGAGCTGACCAGCCCGCTCGAGACCCAGCGTGATCTTTCGATCGCCTACACCCCGGGAGTGGCCAAGGTCTGCACTGCGATCAAGGACGAACCGCAGCTGGCCCGCACGCACACGTGGACCGGCCGCCTCGTTGCGGTCATCTCCGACGGGTCGGCTGTGCTCGGCCTCGGTGACATCGGCCCCGCCGCATCACTGCCGGTGATGGAGGGCAAGTGCGCCCTGTTCAAGTCGTTCTCCGGGCTCAACGCGATCCCGATCGTGCTCGACACCAATGACACCGACGAGATCGTCGAGACCATCGTCCGCATGGCTCCGACCTTCGGTGCGATCAACCTCGAGGACATCTCCGCTCCACGCTGCTTCGAGATCGAGGATCGGGTCAAGGAAGCCCTCGACATCCCCGTCATGCATGATGACCAGCACGGCACCGCCGTCGTCGTCCTCGCCGCGCTGACGAATGCGCTGCGCGTGGTCGACAAGCCCTTCGATTCCATCCGCGTCGCCGTCTCCGGTGCCGGTGCTGCAGGCGTGGCCGTCGCGAAGATCCTCGCCGACGCTGGAGTCAGTGACGTCGTTGTGCTCGATTCCAAGGGAATCGTCGAATCCGGCCGGGCCGACCTCTCCGAGACCAAGCAGGCCATCGCCGCATCAACCAATCCGCGCGGGATCTCCGGCGGGATCGGCGAGGCCCTCGACGGAGCCGACGTCTTCATCGGCGTCTCCGGAGGCACCATCGACGAGGTTCACCTGGAGAAGATGGCCGACGACGCGATCATCTTCGCCCTGTCGAACCCCAACCCCGAGGTGACCCCCGATATCGCCGCGAAGTACGCGACCGTGGTGGCCACCGGGCGCAGCGACTTCCCGAATCAGATTAACAACGTTCTCGCGTTCCCCGGGATCTTCCGCGGTGCGCTCGACGCCGACGCCAGCGAGATCACCGACGACATGAAACTCGTCGCGGCCCGTGCGATCGCCGATCTCGTCGGCGATGACCTGGCTCCGGGGTACGTAGTGCCCGGTGCGCTCGATTCTAGGGTGGCCCCGGCCGTCGCCGAGGCGGTCGAGAAGTCCGCGTTGGAGGCGATGACCGAGCGCTGA
- a CDS encoding helix-turn-helix transcriptional regulator: protein MPISEPNQDNSEESSPPRRKDAFESYFGPLISDQESFAKALRHRGDLSATGTEHLFRCSAGRIDIAQSLVDSAYRAGIRVSDIGQSQIGALLLPSLTPRLSVGGAQARPLFLLALFSWLPKITAPTIGLVHDAYDVAEAESSVTATSAELVSELVAEGLLVVESRENGMLAVPGLIRSLMRRITGPWAGEFHRSPHEAFSIAIDNAYARAKASDVPGYDEFLDLVVEIEDWELLEQMWTRRSINVFDDVANAVDAFLSVPAHVIAKRPILALARSAARRMDSMRSRLGTEDSTRLVPLTDFDSVVVPSVHGLLSAGNGAALSVDEIATLTTAEARLHRSNRDYEAALRTIDLGRELLRNRDVEGPGPAAMMQAGLNLEHGKNLVSAGRFGEALRILQRVVQYSETYAPNSWHPMLAGYVELALANLGHGHGKEMGRNLTLARDKARIFGMETLPGEHKWQCLDAMRSLDRLDLDSAGTALGKLRHAGTVTGLGSLPTIAESLYRVYTGRASIAAKELIDNAAARNTPMTSSSNTRYSGIVNIASFVYLAAGETKPIQDLATQMPPTHPAYSLVKARQSFVFGQRDQLWSYTARVLNSADGPRLKGCAAALRAAFLHHEGQDSAAVDSFGHVLDYCIIGSTLMPIAQMSKSSRSALIEATASRSAWTDLVETFDEPNLSVEYLQERLLDLPETLRVSVDREIELSSAELSLLFAIDSQKPVPQIAREFGVVAGTLKNRLSALYKKFGVGSRAEMLEHAKRNGYLSLTEASGGGSASSD from the coding sequence TTGCCAATCAGTGAACCCAACCAAGACAACAGCGAAGAATCATCCCCTCCTCGTCGAAAAGACGCCTTCGAAAGCTATTTCGGCCCCCTGATCTCAGACCAAGAGTCATTCGCGAAAGCGCTCAGACATCGAGGTGATCTCAGTGCAACCGGAACCGAGCATCTTTTTCGATGCAGCGCCGGAAGAATCGACATTGCCCAATCCCTCGTCGACTCCGCATATCGTGCTGGAATTCGGGTATCTGACATCGGCCAGAGCCAGATCGGCGCGTTGCTTCTGCCCTCGCTGACGCCTCGCCTCTCGGTCGGAGGGGCACAGGCGCGGCCCCTATTTCTACTGGCTCTGTTTTCCTGGCTTCCGAAGATCACCGCACCGACGATCGGGCTCGTTCACGATGCCTATGACGTGGCGGAGGCCGAGTCATCTGTGACTGCAACATCTGCGGAGTTGGTTTCTGAGCTTGTTGCCGAGGGCCTGCTGGTCGTCGAATCCAGAGAGAACGGCATGCTGGCCGTTCCTGGTCTCATACGCTCATTGATGCGTCGGATCACCGGGCCGTGGGCAGGCGAGTTCCACAGGAGTCCGCATGAAGCATTCAGCATCGCTATCGACAACGCTTATGCAAGGGCGAAGGCGAGCGACGTGCCGGGGTATGACGAATTCCTCGACCTCGTCGTCGAAATAGAAGACTGGGAACTCCTCGAGCAGATGTGGACGCGACGGTCGATCAATGTGTTCGACGACGTGGCCAACGCGGTCGACGCATTTCTCTCAGTGCCCGCGCACGTCATCGCCAAAAGGCCGATTCTCGCATTGGCTAGGAGTGCTGCGCGAAGGATGGATTCGATGCGCAGTCGTCTCGGAACCGAGGACAGCACACGCTTGGTGCCGTTGACAGATTTCGACAGCGTTGTGGTTCCGAGCGTGCACGGCTTGCTCTCGGCCGGGAATGGCGCTGCCCTCAGCGTGGATGAGATCGCTACGCTCACCACGGCGGAGGCGCGTCTTCATCGATCGAACCGTGACTACGAGGCGGCATTGCGGACGATCGACTTGGGGCGCGAACTGCTGCGCAATCGCGATGTCGAAGGGCCCGGACCCGCAGCTATGATGCAAGCTGGCCTCAATCTCGAGCATGGCAAGAACTTGGTTTCAGCGGGACGATTCGGTGAGGCCTTGCGGATTCTCCAGCGGGTCGTTCAGTACTCCGAAACTTATGCGCCGAACTCGTGGCACCCGATGCTCGCCGGCTATGTGGAGCTCGCATTGGCGAATCTCGGCCACGGGCACGGCAAAGAGATGGGCCGCAATCTCACTCTTGCGAGGGACAAGGCGCGAATATTCGGTATGGAAACCTTGCCAGGCGAGCATAAGTGGCAATGTCTCGATGCGATGAGGAGTCTCGACCGACTTGACCTGGATTCAGCCGGAACAGCACTTGGGAAACTGAGGCATGCGGGAACCGTGACGGGGCTCGGCTCGCTTCCCACAATTGCCGAGAGTCTCTACCGTGTCTACACCGGCCGAGCCTCGATCGCAGCCAAAGAGCTGATCGACAACGCTGCCGCTCGGAATACGCCGATGACGAGTTCGTCGAACACCAGATACTCCGGAATTGTGAATATTGCGAGCTTTGTGTATCTGGCGGCGGGGGAGACGAAGCCGATCCAGGACCTGGCGACCCAGATGCCTCCGACTCATCCCGCGTATTCCCTGGTCAAAGCGCGCCAGAGCTTCGTCTTCGGGCAGCGTGACCAGCTGTGGTCGTACACTGCTCGTGTCCTCAACAGCGCAGACGGCCCTCGGCTCAAGGGATGCGCTGCGGCACTTCGCGCCGCGTTCCTGCATCACGAAGGTCAGGACAGCGCGGCAGTGGACAGTTTTGGCCACGTTCTCGACTACTGCATCATCGGATCGACACTGATGCCGATTGCGCAGATGTCGAAATCCTCGAGGTCGGCGCTCATCGAGGCTACCGCCTCCCGCTCGGCCTGGACCGATCTGGTTGAGACATTCGACGAACCGAACCTGTCGGTCGAATACTTGCAGGAACGACTGCTGGACCTTCCGGAAACTCTGCGCGTCTCGGTCGATCGAGAGATCGAGCTGTCGTCTGCAGAACTTTCGCTGCTCTTCGCCATCGATTCCCAGAAACCTGTACCACAGATCGCTCGCGAATTCGGGGTCGTCGCCGGGACTTTGAAAAATCGGCTGTCCGCGCTGTACAAGAAGTTCGGTGTGGGAAGCCGTGCCGAAATGCTCGAACACGCGAAGCGGAATGGGTATCTCTCATTGACCGAAGCGTCCGGAGGAGGGTCTGCGTCTTCGGACTGA
- a CDS encoding CoA transferase subunit A yields MDKTLSLPEAISTYLNDGDTVALEGFGHIVPVAAAHEIIRQGFTDLILARMSCDVIVDQLLGANCLRGLISSFVANSSAGSLYELRRRVEKSDPEPLWFDEYSHGGMVARYQAGAAKLPFQPIASYRGSDLPAKNPRIKSVPDPYGGPDIHVVPALNPDLTIIHAQRADKHGNVQAWGMLGIQTEAAFAGRRLIVTVEEIVDEDIIRSDPNRTIVPAHVVDAVVAVPRGSHPHSVQGYYDRDDDFSRQWSALARDPEAVQDWLETNIRGTSDHDEFLASLGSDYFDTNTIHDAYSTPVNYGGRA; encoded by the coding sequence ATGGACAAGACGCTGAGTCTTCCCGAGGCGATCAGCACCTATCTCAACGATGGAGACACGGTCGCGCTGGAAGGGTTCGGGCACATCGTTCCGGTTGCCGCCGCTCACGAGATCATTCGCCAGGGGTTCACCGACCTCATCCTGGCCAGGATGTCGTGCGATGTCATCGTCGATCAGCTCCTCGGCGCGAACTGCCTGCGCGGCCTCATCTCCTCATTCGTCGCCAACAGCTCGGCCGGATCCCTCTATGAGCTCAGGCGACGAGTCGAGAAGTCCGATCCGGAACCTCTGTGGTTCGACGAATACAGCCACGGGGGAATGGTCGCCCGTTACCAGGCCGGTGCCGCGAAGCTGCCCTTCCAGCCCATCGCCTCCTACCGGGGAAGCGACCTGCCGGCGAAGAATCCGCGCATCAAGTCGGTGCCCGACCCCTACGGAGGGCCCGATATCCACGTCGTGCCCGCTCTCAACCCCGACCTCACGATCATCCACGCCCAACGAGCGGACAAGCACGGGAACGTCCAGGCCTGGGGCATGCTCGGCATCCAGACCGAGGCCGCGTTCGCCGGTCGACGTCTCATCGTCACCGTCGAGGAGATCGTCGACGAGGACATCATCCGCTCCGACCCGAACCGGACGATCGTACCCGCACACGTCGTCGACGCCGTGGTCGCCGTTCCCCGGGGCTCGCATCCGCACTCCGTCCAGGGCTACTACGATCGCGACGACGACTTCTCCCGCCAGTGGTCGGCGCTCGCCCGGGACCCAGAGGCGGTTCAGGACTGGCTCGAGACCAACATCCGCGGCACGAGCGACCATGACGAATTCCTCGCAAGTCTCGGATCGGACTACTTCGACACGAACACGATCCACGATGCCTATTCGACACCAGTGAACTATGGAGGCCGAGCATGA
- a CDS encoding HNH endonuclease signature motif containing protein has product MKGTKARSTGSNADTAETTAASPRFAIRFESNMSRFAEAAVASDRARFEVLESASAVVLEQILLDYEFAVPEGAQPFRCTTIAGTLDRLAQEEKTATDLEPSTTAAVAPSTAILPFDEAFARSQTETATAEAEDDTASALPDFPAFDRRMCFSQWVYENVDAEDLVEISTVLGTNAARTNRQMAWAMTIFYGLPRFADRVRGGEFTQAHVDVAAQLCANVAFEHLPELDAFLATKRIDITCETLRKALAKAISLLVPPSDLTEVAAKRRRVDVEGHKDGSASLIVSGPSAEIFSSYDRITGMALAVHGKNNTSFDLPPGVAVSDERSIDQLRYDLFIRPVPELNVKVVSVDPVTGFQTTNEASLLDANGELVAGVDSEDGLADFAKKVANHAASAGSSSDPAVAPKTSGASGQQSVPAPTNDQPDAEAVADRSAGSAFGADEDDRGPVEYWVKLRMPTTQQWLSHQAATVVTVPFLSLTGDSDLPGTFADGSPVPADVARTIAGRSKSIQRILTDPATGTPIDAKATSYVVPQDLRKTLIEQWTVCTVPGCSRRAERAEMDHVVPFFHLAPAKGGLTRFGNLHPLCKKHHALKTADRYGVAMPKSGEVEYRFRHGISTTVVAPEQPINIAHALEIAALAQLRLKRWSLPAEVVPPAPQVLELMPGESTIRDRDEKKRLEAAREEREQRLSRAFAKQRAARKRLRLQRCLDWENSVFQPCLPAGSNPSALKQLTGNARYARVVKWYRLSGLDIEDIPFDPNGPDDPKDTTDPNGSAGSTRGSSTGRTGTGDSDDTTTRPERTARTAGRRADDPWDRHFAPKKVNWDHDLTVDPPPF; this is encoded by the coding sequence ATGAAGGGCACCAAGGCACGTTCGACCGGGTCGAACGCAGACACAGCAGAGACAACGGCGGCCTCGCCCCGCTTTGCCATCCGCTTCGAGTCGAACATGTCCCGCTTCGCCGAGGCGGCCGTGGCCTCCGACCGCGCCCGTTTCGAAGTCCTCGAATCGGCTTCCGCCGTAGTTCTCGAGCAGATCCTCCTCGACTACGAATTCGCCGTCCCCGAAGGCGCCCAGCCGTTCCGTTGCACGACGATCGCCGGGACCCTGGACCGCCTCGCCCAGGAGGAGAAGACTGCGACCGATCTCGAGCCCAGCACGACCGCAGCCGTCGCGCCCTCGACCGCGATCCTGCCTTTCGATGAAGCGTTCGCTCGCTCGCAGACTGAGACGGCCACTGCAGAAGCCGAGGACGACACCGCGTCGGCGCTGCCGGACTTCCCCGCGTTCGACCGCCGCATGTGCTTCTCGCAGTGGGTCTACGAGAATGTGGACGCAGAGGATCTCGTCGAGATCTCAACGGTGCTCGGCACCAACGCCGCACGCACCAACCGACAGATGGCGTGGGCCATGACGATCTTCTACGGTCTCCCCCGCTTTGCCGACCGCGTGCGCGGCGGCGAGTTCACTCAGGCACACGTCGACGTCGCCGCCCAGTTGTGCGCGAACGTGGCGTTCGAACATCTGCCCGAGCTCGATGCCTTCCTCGCAACCAAGCGAATCGATATCACCTGCGAGACCCTGCGCAAGGCGCTGGCCAAGGCGATCAGCCTCCTCGTACCCCCGTCCGACCTGACCGAGGTCGCCGCCAAGCGTCGTCGCGTCGACGTCGAGGGACACAAGGACGGCTCTGCCAGCCTCATCGTCAGCGGCCCCTCGGCCGAGATCTTCTCAAGCTATGACCGCATCACCGGCATGGCGCTGGCCGTGCATGGGAAGAACAACACCTCATTCGACCTCCCGCCCGGGGTCGCCGTCAGCGACGAACGGTCCATCGACCAGCTCAGGTACGACCTGTTCATCCGGCCTGTGCCGGAGCTGAACGTCAAGGTCGTCTCCGTCGATCCCGTCACGGGGTTCCAGACGACGAACGAGGCATCGCTGCTCGATGCGAACGGCGAACTCGTTGCCGGCGTGGATTCCGAAGACGGCCTCGCCGACTTCGCCAAGAAGGTCGCAAATCATGCGGCGAGTGCGGGATCGTCGAGCGACCCGGCCGTCGCACCGAAGACCAGCGGCGCTTCTGGGCAACAGTCTGTCCCGGCTCCGACGAACGACCAGCCCGACGCTGAGGCTGTTGCCGACCGCTCTGCCGGTTCCGCGTTCGGCGCCGACGAGGATGACCGTGGTCCCGTGGAGTACTGGGTGAAGCTGCGCATGCCGACGACCCAGCAGTGGCTGTCGCACCAGGCCGCCACCGTGGTGACCGTGCCGTTCCTCAGCCTGACCGGCGACTCTGACCTTCCCGGAACGTTCGCCGACGGTTCGCCCGTGCCCGCCGACGTTGCCCGCACCATCGCGGGACGGTCGAAGTCCATCCAGCGGATCCTCACCGATCCCGCCACCGGGACACCGATCGATGCGAAAGCCACGAGCTACGTGGTTCCGCAGGATCTGCGGAAGACCCTCATCGAGCAGTGGACGGTCTGCACCGTCCCGGGCTGCTCACGCCGGGCGGAGCGAGCGGAGATGGACCACGTCGTCCCGTTCTTCCACCTCGCGCCCGCCAAGGGCGGTCTGACCCGGTTCGGAAACCTCCATCCGCTGTGCAAGAAGCACCACGCGCTCAAGACCGCCGACCGTTATGGCGTCGCCATGCCCAAGTCCGGCGAGGTCGAGTACAGATTCCGGCACGGAATCTCGACCACTGTGGTCGCGCCCGAACAGCCGATCAACATCGCCCACGCCCTCGAGATCGCTGCCCTGGCACAACTGCGCCTCAAGCGGTGGAGTCTGCCCGCAGAGGTGGTCCCGCCTGCACCGCAGGTGCTCGAGCTCATGCCCGGTGAGTCGACGATTCGCGACCGGGACGAGAAGAAGCGGCTCGAGGCAGCGCGCGAAGAACGGGAGCAGCGCCTGTCGAGAGCGTTCGCGAAGCAGCGAGCCGCCCGGAAGCGGCTGCGACTGCAGCGCTGTCTCGACTGGGAGAACTCTGTCTTCCAGCCCTGCCTCCCCGCCGGAAGCAACCCGTCGGCGCTGAAGCAGCTGACCGGAAACGCCCGGTACGCGCGCGTGGTGAAGTGGTACCGCCTCTCGGGACTCGATATCGAAGACATTCCCTTCGATCCCAACGGGCCCGACGACCCCAAGGATACGACCGACCCCAATGGGTCCGCCGGAAGCACCCGCGGCAGCAGCACCGGCCGCACTGGCACCGGTGACTCTGACGACACCACAACACGGCCCGAGCGCACCGCGAGGACCGCGGGCCGCAGAGCCGACGATCCCTGGGACCGCCACTTTGCGCCCAAGAAGGTGAACTGGGACCACGACCTCACGGTCGATCCCCCACCGTTCTGA
- a CDS encoding histidine phosphatase family protein has product MSVLYLVRHGQASFGTDNYDRLSDLGKEQSRITGRFLATQGVEPARVVHGEMLRQRQTAEGILEGLGRSVGSGTDAEDSTGLGINAGPVQDTRTLLTPEIDPGWNEYNAWELTAALEETDPRAKHDSKIFQAELERGCARWASGEHDEDYSESYRAFTDRVDAALDAACAAMGSGQSTIVVSSAGAIAWTAARLIGGDFDQWKAFNRVTINTGITKIITGRGGTSLISFNDHGHQSPENATYR; this is encoded by the coding sequence ATGAGCGTGCTCTACCTGGTCCGGCACGGACAGGCCTCTTTCGGCACTGATAACTATGACCGTCTGTCCGATCTCGGCAAAGAGCAGAGCCGCATCACCGGTCGCTTCCTCGCCACGCAGGGTGTCGAACCAGCGAGAGTCGTCCATGGCGAAATGCTCCGGCAGCGCCAGACCGCCGAGGGAATTCTCGAGGGCCTCGGTCGCAGCGTCGGCTCCGGCACCGACGCCGAGGACAGCACGGGCCTCGGGATCAACGCCGGCCCAGTACAAGACACCCGCACCCTCCTCACCCCCGAGATCGACCCCGGCTGGAACGAATACAACGCCTGGGAGCTCACCGCTGCCCTGGAGGAGACCGACCCGCGGGCCAAGCACGATTCGAAGATCTTCCAAGCCGAGCTCGAACGCGGCTGCGCCCGTTGGGCCTCGGGTGAGCATGACGAGGACTATTCGGAGTCCTACCGAGCGTTCACCGACCGCGTCGACGCCGCCCTCGACGCGGCCTGCGCGGCGATGGGCTCAGGACAGTCGACGATCGTCGTCTCCAGTGCCGGAGCCATCGCCTGGACCGCGGCCAGGTTGATCGGCGGCGATTTCGATCAGTGGAAAGCGTTCAACCGGGTGACCATCAACACCGGAATCACGAAGATCATCACCGGTCGCGGAGGCACCAGCCTCATCTCGTTCAACGACCACGGGCACCAGTCACCGGAGAACGCGACCTACCGCTGA
- a CDS encoding MFS transporter gives MSMKTHSSTASPPDPNVTRPELRRAAWSSWLGSSLEYMDFTLYTLASALVFGPLFFPNETPAVALISSLGVYGSGFVVRPIGGYVFGLVGDKHGRRIVLIVTLSMMGVATMGIGLLPTYAQIGVWAPLLLVVLRLVQGFGAGAELAGASVLLVESSPVRRRGLFGAIVAMGTNSGIFLATVLWTLLTLLPDDDFLSWGWRVPFLLSIVTTFVALAIRTKVKESPVFEEAKERRAEVAADKDAQASILVEARRSTKSFLLALGIRMGENSAVYLVKGFMVGWVVTTTGVDSAVVTTGIMIGTVIGFGTVPYFGKLSDKLGRRPVFLGFTLFQILFSIPAMLLIETGNPIIIAAVFAVFVGGPLPNLYGVESSWLVEMFGSKHRYTFMTTIKEVGSVVSGGLAPVIAASLVAVITESWWPVAIVLILFASCGLLGGLFAPETRGRDLTVEADAVDDARIDAKSARPAAAVSDRNIEPIDS, from the coding sequence ATGTCAATGAAGACACACAGCTCGACTGCCTCCCCTCCAGATCCGAACGTGACTCGTCCGGAGCTGCGCCGTGCCGCATGGTCATCGTGGCTCGGCAGCTCGCTCGAGTACATGGACTTCACGCTCTATACGCTCGCCTCGGCGCTGGTCTTCGGGCCGCTCTTCTTTCCCAACGAAACGCCCGCCGTCGCGCTGATCTCCAGCCTCGGCGTCTATGGGTCCGGCTTCGTCGTCAGGCCGATCGGCGGATACGTCTTCGGCCTGGTCGGTGACAAGCACGGACGTCGGATCGTGCTCATCGTCACCTTGTCGATGATGGGTGTAGCGACGATGGGCATCGGCCTTCTGCCGACCTATGCGCAGATCGGCGTCTGGGCCCCTCTGCTGCTCGTCGTTCTCCGACTCGTCCAGGGGTTCGGGGCCGGGGCCGAACTCGCGGGTGCCTCGGTGCTCTTGGTCGAATCCTCGCCGGTGCGGCGCAGGGGACTGTTCGGAGCGATCGTCGCGATGGGCACGAACAGCGGAATCTTCCTGGCCACTGTCCTGTGGACACTGCTCACCCTGTTGCCGGACGACGATTTCCTCAGCTGGGGCTGGCGGGTCCCGTTCCTGCTGAGCATCGTCACCACATTCGTGGCGCTGGCGATCCGTACGAAGGTCAAGGAATCCCCGGTGTTCGAGGAGGCCAAGGAGCGCCGCGCCGAGGTGGCCGCGGACAAAGATGCCCAAGCGAGTATCCTTGTCGAGGCGCGCCGGTCGACGAAGTCGTTCCTACTCGCCCTCGGCATCCGCATGGGTGAGAATTCCGCGGTCTACCTGGTCAAAGGCTTCATGGTCGGGTGGGTGGTGACCACGACGGGCGTCGATTCTGCGGTGGTCACGACCGGCATCATGATCGGCACGGTCATCGGCTTCGGGACCGTGCCGTACTTCGGCAAGCTCAGCGACAAGCTCGGCAGGCGTCCGGTGTTCCTGGGTTTCACGCTGTTCCAGATCCTCTTCTCGATCCCCGCCATGCTGCTCATCGAAACGGGCAATCCGATCATCATCGCTGCCGTCTTCGCGGTGTTCGTCGGCGGTCCTCTGCCGAACCTCTACGGTGTCGAGTCGAGCTGGTTGGTCGAGATGTTCGGATCGAAGCACCGCTATACGTTCATGACCACGATCAAGGAAGTCGGATCCGTCGTTTCGGGCGGATTGGCGCCGGTGATCGCGGCTTCGCTCGTTGCGGTGATCACCGAATCCTGGTGGCCCGTCGCCATCGTCCTCATCCTCTTCGCCAGCTGCGGCCTCCTCGGTGGACTCTTCGCGCCCGAGACACGCGGTCGCGACCTCACCGTCGAAGCCGATGCGGTGGATGACGCGCGGATCGATGCAAAGAGCGCTCGACCGGCAGCGGCGGTGAGCGATAGGAACATCGAGCCGATCGACAGCTGA
- a CDS encoding CoA-transferase subunit beta: MSLRTHETTDAEARSVDAESRLSDTTTQPSVTESRATGTGAQSPHDEVTSSELLTVHSARALAGRNVVFAGHGLPTLAVSLAQHTVAPHVEIVYESGVTGARPPAMPRSISDSILVPGAASVMPMTHLFNYVLQGQRIDVGFLGAAQVDKYGNLNSTLIGDDWEHPDSRLPGSGGAIEAMAGAAEIFLVMRRHTPRTFVENLDFVTSPGPKRAAEAEVGSMPAGAGVTHVITDLGIMTRSARDEELTLTAVHPGVDPAEVVRQTGWNLQVSPDLEMTQPPSVDELSLLREQLDPTRIYLR, from the coding sequence ATGAGTCTGCGTACACACGAAACAACTGACGCCGAGGCGCGGTCGGTCGACGCTGAGTCACGGCTATCCGACACGACGACACAGCCGTCCGTCACTGAGTCACGAGCAACTGGCACCGGGGCGCAGTCCCCACACGATGAGGTGACCAGCAGCGAGCTTCTCACCGTGCACTCTGCCCGGGCTCTGGCGGGACGGAATGTGGTCTTCGCCGGACACGGACTGCCCACGCTGGCAGTGTCGCTCGCGCAGCACACCGTGGCGCCGCACGTTGAGATCGTCTACGAATCGGGAGTCACCGGGGCCCGACCGCCCGCCATGCCCCGCAGCATCTCGGACTCGATTCTGGTCCCGGGAGCCGCCTCGGTGATGCCGATGACCCACCTGTTCAACTACGTTCTGCAAGGTCAGCGCATCGACGTCGGATTCCTCGGCGCCGCGCAGGTCGACAAGTACGGGAACCTCAACTCCACGCTCATCGGCGATGACTGGGAACATCCCGACAGTCGCCTGCCGGGATCGGGCGGTGCCATCGAGGCCATGGCCGGCGCGGCCGAGATCTTCCTCGTCATGCGTCGGCACACCCCGCGCACCTTCGTCGAGAACCTCGACTTCGTCACGTCACCGGGGCCGAAGAGGGCCGCCGAGGCGGAGGTCGGTTCCATGCCCGCCGGCGCCGGCGTCACCCACGTGATCACCGACCTGGGCATCATGACGAGGTCTGCTCGCGACGAGGAGCTCACCCTGACCGCCGTCCATCCCGGCGTCGACCCCGCCGAGGTGGTGCGGCAGACGGGGTGGAATCTCCAGGTCTCGCCCGACCTCGAAATGACGCAGCCGCCGAGTGTCGACGAGCTGTCGCTGCTGCGAGAACAGCTCGATCCCACACGTATCTACCTCCGCTGA
- a CDS encoding LysR family transcriptional regulator has product MDAKQIRAFLVLAEELHFGRAAERLHMTQPPVSRLIRNLEKALSAQLFERNTRSVRLTTAGEALVQPASDILMSHQLAEAAVKAAGKGEVGHLRLAFTGIAAHTLVGRLSKLVGNTHPGIQLSLQSASFALPSIEGVADGSSDIAFGHWPFIPQTVQTRMIAEEALVVAVHNGHPLAGRDSVSMAELEGVDFITLPSNPGSTTIERLYSLSQAAGFNPNVVQVAPDSWTILSLVGAEFGCSVTVSSVPNNFTFPNVTFIPLDDEQGPFPLLMSWRKHDDSPALREVLRLAEQVFPHPAPPE; this is encoded by the coding sequence ATGGATGCCAAGCAGATCAGAGCGTTCCTCGTCCTGGCCGAGGAGCTCCACTTCGGTCGCGCCGCCGAACGCCTGCACATGACGCAGCCGCCGGTGAGTCGGCTCATCCGCAATCTGGAGAAGGCCCTGTCGGCCCAGCTCTTCGAGCGCAACACCCGATCGGTGCGGCTGACCACGGCCGGTGAGGCGCTCGTTCAGCCGGCGAGTGACATTCTCATGAGCCATCAACTCGCCGAGGCGGCCGTCAAGGCCGCGGGAAAGGGCGAGGTGGGTCATCTGCGACTCGCGTTCACCGGGATCGCCGCCCACACGCTGGTGGGGCGTCTGTCGAAACTGGTCGGCAATACGCACCCAGGGATCCAGCTGAGTCTGCAGAGCGCGTCGTTCGCGCTGCCGTCGATCGAGGGAGTCGCCGACGGCTCGTCCGACATCGCCTTCGGGCATTGGCCATTCATTCCCCAGACGGTGCAGACGCGGATGATCGCCGAGGAGGCCCTCGTCGTCGCCGTCCACAACGGTCACCCACTGGCCGGCCGCGATTCCGTGTCCATGGCCGAGCTCGAGGGAGTGGACTTCATCACCCTGCCGTCGAATCCCGGCTCGACGACCATCGAGCGCCTGTATTCGCTCTCACAAGCGGCGGGGTTCAATCCGAATGTCGTCCAGGTGGCGCCGGACAGTTGGACGATTCTGTCACTGGTCGGCGCCGAGTTCGGCTGCTCGGTCACGGTGTCGTCCGTGCCGAACAACTTCACGTTTCCCAATGTCACGTTCATCCCGCTCGATGACGAGCAGGGTCCCTTTCCTCTGCTCATGTCGTGGCGGAAGCACGATGACAGTCCGGCTCTGCGGGAGGTTCTGCGCCTGGCCGAGCAGGTGTTCCCGCACCCAGCTCCGCCAGAATGA